Genomic DNA from Halalkalicoccus tibetensis:
GACACCAATAGTATGAAGGATAATAAACCCCTGTGTCCGGAGCGTCCGTCGTGTCCGCATATTGGAGAGGGATATATACCCCCTCCCCCCACCTTGTCCGCATAATATTCTCCACGAGACCACCCTTTCCAAGATTACACGATCGACTCAAGGATAGGAAAGATTTAAGAGTGTAGCAGCACAACCAGATCCGTACTAGAATATGAAGAAAGATGCTTCTAGCGGAGAGTGTTCTAGACCGGGGTTCTGAACCCTAATGAGGCTGAATTATGCGGACAGGGTGGGGGGTATAGAAGGGTCGCGCCATCGTGGTTATTGCTGACCAATCGGGATGAATATGAACTCAAGACTTGTCTTGCTTGCAGTTCAAGTTGGTACCTCCTGTCACAATTGGATTATGCGGACAAGGTGGGGTGGGGGCCTGGACTCACCGAATTCGTCAGGCTTCGGAAACGCACTCGGATAGGCAGTTGACAATATTTGTAGCCTTGTGCAACGTTTCGATCGATACCATCTATTGTTGCACAAGGTTCCGTAATATCATCATTCTATCGACAATGCTTCCACAGTATTCTCCGATGGTTTTCCAAAGTAGAATACGGAGGCACATGGCGATCTCCCCTATGTTGAATGGTGTTGATCCTGTTTTCAAATTTCCGTGATCCGCTGGTAGTCCTCATCAAGTGCATCGGCGTCTTCTGAGAGAAGGGCAACCACTATATACGAGGCGTACTCCTCGAGATACTCGACCAACTGCGAAATGCGTTCAGAATCGATCGCTTCCAGTGAATCCAGCAGGATGAACGGCATCTCTTCGTGGACCTCGTGGACGAGATAGCCCGCCAACGCAAGTATGAGTCCGGTTACTTCGCGCTCGCTCTCGCTGAGGTGCTCAACCGAATCCTCGTAGGTCGTCCCATCGTCCGTCTGGCGTGTCACATGGAGCTCAAAGCTCGCGTCGTCGTTGCCCTCCGCATGTCGGTATTCGAGCCAAATCCGTGCGAGGTTCCCGTAATCGAGCAGCTCGACGACCGTCTCCATGTGCTCATTGAACGCCTCGATCGCCTCGCGCTCGACGCGCTCGATGCGCGTTCGAAGCTCCTCGAGCTCCGTGTTGATCTCTTCGCGACGAGCCTCGAGCTGTTCGCGCTCTTCGAGTCGAGATTCGAGCTCCTCGATATCATCTTCGAGCGCATCGCGCTGGCGTTCGAGTTGGTCTCGTTTGAGTTCGAGTTGGGTCACCTCCTTCTGTGCGGCCAGAAGCTCTTCATCGTCTTCGTCGGTTTCGACGGTCGACTCCAAGTTCTCGATCTCCTCGAGAAGCTCCTCGCGTCGCGATTCGAGCTCGTCGATCTGGTCGGTCCTGTCGGCGAGTTCCGATTTGGTTGTCTCGAGCGCTCGTTCGAGCTCGGTACGCTTGTCCCTCGTTGCGGCGTGGTCTTTGCGCTGAGTTTTGAGCTCCTCGAGTTCTCGATTGAGTTCGTTGCGCCCCTGGACTTTCTCTTCGCGAAGGTCCTGGAGGCGCGACACAGTCGATTCGATCTGATCAGTGTCGACCTCCGAGCCACACGTCCAGCAAGTGACCTCATTCGACTGGTCTGCGACCAACTGATCGGTCACTGAGCCACCATCCGCTTCCGTTTTGGCCGCCGCTTCGTCGCCGAGAAGATCGGTGACTCCATCGTCGGTAATCTGCTCGTTGAACTGAATGACTGTCTGGAGCTGGGAGATTATCTCATCGAGTTCGCGCTTTCGACCCCGAATTCGTTCGATCTCGTTGGCTAGATCATCGAGCTCGTCCTCATCAACCGTCGGGAGCTCCTCAAGCTCCGCTTCGATATCGGCATGTTCGTTCTCGAGCGACGAGACGCTTTCCCGCTCGGTCTCAAGATCGTAGTTGACATCCTCGAGCTGAGACTGTGTTTCCTGCAGTTCATCGAGTTGCTCCGAGTCTGTACTCTCTGAATCGGATTGTTGGGCCGTTTGTAGTGACTCACGCGCGTCTTCGAGGTCGGCTTCGGCGTCCTCAAGCTGCTTTGTGACGCGTGCGTGCTCTTCTTCCAGCGAACCGTGTTCACGCTCGGCTTCGGAGAGCTCCGAGAGTTGGTCGTCGATGCTGCGTTTTTCGGCCTGGAACTGGCTGATTCGGGCCTCGATCGCATCGACATCGACCGGCCGAAGAATGAGTTCTCGAAGATCGTCGTTACGGACGACGGCGCGCCGA
This window encodes:
- a CDS encoding archaea-specific SMC-related protein, whose amino-acid sequence is MPSLHNMTADVEVENIGGIDTAAVEFTPGVTILAGRNATNRTSFLRSLMAALGSDRASLKGDADHGSVSLALDEETYTRELTRTESGVAFAGDPYLDDPQLADLFAFLLESNPARRAVVRNDDLRELILRPVDVDAIEARISQFQAEKRSIDDQLSELSEAEREHGSLEEEHARVTKQLEDAEADLEDARESLQTAQQSDSESTDSEQLDELQETQSQLEDVNYDLETERESVSSLENEHADIEAELEELPTVDEDELDDLANEIERIRGRKRELDEIISQLQTVIQFNEQITDDGVTDLLGDEAAAKTEADGGSVTDQLVADQSNEVTCWTCGSEVDTDQIESTVSRLQDLREEKVQGRNELNRELEELKTQRKDHAATRDKRTELERALETTKSELADRTDQIDELESRREELLEEIENLESTVETDEDDEELLAAQKEVTQLELKRDQLERQRDALEDDIEELESRLEEREQLEARREEINTELEELRTRIERVEREAIEAFNEHMETVVELLDYGNLARIWLEYRHAEGNDDASFELHVTRQTDDGTTYEDSVEHLSESEREVTGLILALAGYLVHEVHEEMPFILLDSLEAIDSERISQLVEYLEEYASYIVVALLSEDADALDEDYQRITEI